The region ACATGAGTGACCTATCTTATAACTTTACTATTACCTTCTAATTTTACTGTTACTTTTCAATTaatactattttttaataataattcttcTTTCTAAAACACCACTAAAGTTCTAATACCTGATACTCTTATTATTCTCCATTATGTTGTATAGCTGTGTCACGCCCTGCCTTGGGGGCAATAACTCGATTTTCTATGCGGAAGTTTGGTAGCCTCCACCCGGGTACTAATCAAGGACATGAAGGAACGCCACAAAGCAATATGTCTCTCAATAAAGCAGCCCGACAGAACCCTGTAGCCTCGTCCTCTATACAGTTACTTTCCAAGATGTCTCTATTTGTCGATGATCAAAAAGCTCTCCATCACAAGAACAAAAATCCAATTCCTCCACTGCAAGCtgctcttcctcttcctccacCCCTCCTTATCTTGTTTCCAGATTATTATTTTCCTGTAACTTCACATGCTGTCTATGATTCAATAtactttcattcttctttttcttcttcttcaattaaaCTCAAATTAACTTGGATCTTGATTCATCATCTGCTCAGACATGGCAAATTCTGGGATTTTTGCTCTCTACATCACTGTGGGTGTGGTTGCTTTGGTTGTCTCAAAGATCCTTGTTGCAGTGTTGATCTACCGGCGAAGCCAGAGAAAACACACTCTGGTTAACGACAATCTTTCcggtatatatctatatgtacgTACGTACAtacgtatgtatgtatatggCTCTTGTTTCAAGTTTTTTAAGGATCAAAACTGGGTAACATTAATTCCAACGATTTGTCAATTTTGACACTGGAGAAACGCAGGAGGCAAGCTGGTTATGTTCCGATCCCAGAAGGGGAGGTCTCTGAAACCGGAATGTTTTTTGAGGAAGACGATGAAGCTGAGCAACAAAGACATCATTGGATCGGGAGGCTATGGCACAGTGTACAGGATGGTGATGGACGACTCCACGGCGCTGGCCGTGAAGAGAATAAACCGGGGAAGCGCCGAGAGGGATCAAGGCTTTGAGAGAGAGTTGGAAGCCATGGGAGACATCAAGCATCGCAACATCGTCACGCTTCATGGATACTACACCGCCCCTCATTACAATCTCCTCATCTACGAGCTTATGCCCAATGGAAGCTTAGCAGATCTGCTCTATGGTATGTGTTGATAACTCCTCATATTCAAATCAGATAGAGATCGTATAGTAGCGAGCTCATCTGGTAAGCATAAACTGATAAGAAAGAGTTAATTTCTCAGTAATCTGATTTGATTACTCAATTTTGCTTCTTTGTTATACGTAGGGAGATCAATGGAGAGGAAGGCTCTGGACTGGCCTTCGCGATACAAAATAGCAGTAGGCATCGCCAGGGGGATATCGTACCTGCACCACGATTGCGTGCCTCACATAATCCACCGGGACATCAAGTCGAGCAACATACTGCTGGACAAGGACATGGAGGCTCGAGTGTCTGATTTCGGGTTAGCCACGTTGTTGGAACCCGATAAAACCCATGTTTCGACTTGTGTTGTCGGGACCTTTGGGTACTTGGCCCCCGGTATGGCATGCTCAACCATTAACATCTTATAcgatattttatatacatatctATACATGTATGGGATCATGCTTGCTTGCTTTCCCTTGTGCAGAATATTTTGACACAGGCAAAGCTACTGCAAAGGGAGATGTGTACAGCTTTGGAGTTGTTTTACTTGAATTATTAACAGGGAAGAAGCCAACAGATGAAGCATTTATTGAAGAAGGAACCAAGCTTGTGACATGGGTGATGTTTTAACttgaaaagcttattaattatGATTTGGACTAATATGCCttttgaagcattaatgaacgTTGCATATCTCTTTGAATGATTGATCTCTATGGGGCAACAGGTGAAAGCTGTCGTCCAGAGCAAGAGGCAAGAGGTTGTGCTTGACAGTAGCTTAGAGAACTCGCCTGCAAATGAAATTAATCAGGTTTTCAGCATCGCGATGATGTGCCTCGAACCAGAACCATCCTCCAGGCCTACCATGGCTGAGGTTCTTAAAATGCTTGAACAGATAGAATCAGGGGAACTAATTGTTTCATCAGAGCCATCATCTCTGCCAAATGACCTCCATTTTCCaagctgaagaagaagatggctgCTTCATTAAGTTTTTGGGTCTCCATTACTGGCTGAAATTGCAGTGGATAAATGGGAACACAAGTTTTAAGGTTATGGCAACTTCTAAAATCTCTGTTTGTTAGATAACAATTATTCAAGACAAGCAAAtcccatatatatctttttccACTGTACATTTTGTAGGGCTTGTTGAGCCTACAAGAAGGAGAAGGgctgattttgtttttttttttttttgttttttacacCAATGCAGGTAAGTTTTGATATTCAAGTTTCAGGTTTCTTTATAGAAGGTGTCACTAGAGTCATTTGATCCAAATCTATTTGTTGCATGTGAGATTttgttagaatttttctcttctCTAACTTCTTGTTGGATTAATCCGATTTGTATTTATGGTACTTCCACGATCATTAATCATATGAAGACTCGCTGTGAATTATGTGTTTGGAGCtttccataatttatttctCTTGTTTTGCTCCGACAccctttttattaatttaaaaatatttttaaacaaaagtaTTCAAACCAAAAGGTAAACTACAAAGAcatcaataaatatttttaaaccataagaatttctatacaaatGATCCAAACTTCAAAGAAGCGAAGTGCAAATTACCCCAAAAATCAAGCTATGTTCCATAGAATGAGTGCGGAGTTGCTAAACCCACCAAATTACAGAGTTTGGAGCACATGATTTGCAAGATATTATGGATGCAACAAACCAAATCCTTAAAAAATAATGCTAAAATTgcacaattaaaaattaatatgtttgttatatttttgtgaaacatCAAAAGGGCCCAAAGGTTGGGGGGCCATTTTGGCAACCGTGGGCTGCACATTTGGGCACCCACTGGAGGGCCATTTGGCAGCCACCATTGGCCAGCCCAAAGCCCTTTggctttttggcttttgtcgtGTAGCCTGCAGCCGTTTTCTTTGTACGAAATCATCCAAGCCGTTGCAACTTCCTTTATCTTGTGCAATCTCAGCCATCCAGTTGCATTATTTATCTGTCACCTTGAGATTGATGATTCGATCGGGTAGAAGACGAAAGAAGAGAGGGGTTGGCCGAGAGTTGTcattttagggtttttactttctctctctctctctctctctctctctttgtaaaTCTTTGTACCGTTCGTCTTCCTTTTGTTTATATGTGTTATCTGGTTTTTTGATCTAAGGTAAGCTCTTAATCTGTTAGTGATTCTGAGCATTTTGTATAGAGAACCatgattgtttttgttttcgatTTCGTTGTAATCAGATTGAGTATATATAGTGGAGTGACCTCTTCACATCGGAGCTCGAGTGGATGTAGCCCctatttggggtgaaccactataaatcgtgtGCCTCTTGTTTCATTTATGCTTTAAATCTGCTGTGTTGTTTTTATACTCTCGGTTAGATTTGTTGATATCATCAGTGCTTGTTTTTTACTCTGTGTGTGGAGATTTTCTATCTCTGTTTATtcgtaacagtggtatcagagcctctgGTTTTGCGTATCCAAAGTTTTTGAGTCAAAATCGTGTTTGATTCTTCTTCCTTGAAATCTAGggtttccttttctttccttgtgttggtgttgttttttaaaaatccTAGGGTTTTATGAAGAGACTCTGTCCTCAGGAGTTTGCTGTACTGGTCTCAGTCAGTAATCTAGGGTttatttttgggcatttttcgtGCAACACGAAAATGAcaacaacccgatttgaaatcgatACATTCGATGGAAAGGGGGATTTCGGAAGTTGAAAAAAGAATATGAgggtttttctctctcatcacaaagtgcttatagcTCTTGAGCTAGATGACCGCAAATGGTCACCTGAGCAGTTAGCTCGAACTgatgaaatcagagaagaggcTTTTAATCTGATATTCCTTCATCTCGGTGATTCTGTAATCTGCAAGGTTGACGGTATATCTCTACCCCTTGATCTTTGGAATAGATTAGAATCTTTATATTCTGTAATGTCTGCtccaaatttggtttatttaaaaggcatgttgtttaactttaagatgaatacctctaagtctatggatgaaaacatagatgaatttacttGACTTACCTTGTTATTAAGAGGTACTGATCAGGCTTTAGGTGATACTAGTGAAGCCatgattttgttaaactctCTACCTAATGATTATGATGTAGTGAAACATGCTTTACGTTATACTGGTATAGTCCCTAGTATGGAACTTGTTATTTCTAGTATTaaggctagagaactagaaCTTAGTACATCTAAGAAAACAGGCAATAATTTGTTTGTAAAAGGAAATgctaataaaagaaattatactgtGAATACTGAACAACTTAATGGGTCAGGGCAGAAGGGAAAAAACAAAGATAAGAAAggtaaacaaaaacaaaaatggaagtgtTACCACTGTGGGAAAAAgggacatataaagaaatactgttatgattatttgaaaaaacaaaagcaagggggCAATGTAACAGTAGCAGCTAGTAGTTCTAACTGTTTAGCTGAGGTACTTAATGTATCTTCTAGTTCTGTtaaaaatgaatggattatggactctggctgttcttttcatatgtgccaTAATATTGACTGGTTTCATAACTTCAATAACAGAGAAAGTGGAATAGTGTATATGGGAAACAACCATTCATGTAGTGTTCAGGGTAAAGGTGATATAACTCTTAAGTTACATGACAACAAAGTAAGAACACttactgatgtaagatatgtaccTAGTcttataagaaatttgatttctctcagtactcttgatgagttaggattTTTTTACAAAGCTGAAAATGGTTCCATGAATGTTTTTAAAGAAGAAGAGTTAATCCTAATTGGTTCAAAGAAAAATGGCTTATATGTTTTAGATGGCTGTTTTCACTCCTCTGTTATTTCAAACTCTGCATGCTATGTTAACACTGATAAGACAGAActatggcacttgagacttggtcacatgagcctgaaaggtttgcaggcactgtcaaaccaaggatACCTTGGTTCAATGTCTGCTGAGACCCTCGatttttgtgaaccatgtgtgCTAGGTAAGAAATACaggatgagtttccataagggaactcacctggcgaaggcatgccttgAGTACTTACATGCAGATCTTTGGGGGCCTTCCCAGATCCCCTCCCATGGCGGCAACatgtattttctctctatcatAGATGATTTTACTAGGAAGGTATGGGTTTTTCTGTTAAAAACTAAAGATCAAACATTAgagaaatttaaaacatggaGGATCTTAATAGAAAACTAAGATGataggaaaataaaaactctcaaaatagataatgggttagaattctgtaacaaagagtttgatgaTTATTGCAACTCCCAAGGTATAATTAGGCATAAAACTGTTAggaatacaccccaacaaaataggGTGGCTGAAAGAATGAACCGAACCTTCCTTGAAAAAGTGAGGTGCCTTTTGTTCACATTTGGCTTGCCTAAATCCTTCTGGGGAGAGGACTTAGCTACAACTTCACACCTAGTAAATCGAAGTCCCTCTACTGTCCTTAATTTTAAGTGCCTTGAAGAAAAGTGGACTAGAAggaaattaaacttaaattacttAAGAACCTTTGGCTGTGAAGCCTATGCTCACCAGTCAGAAGGTAAACTGGAACCTAGATCCACCAAGTGTGTTTTTTTTGGGTATCAGGAAGGAACTAAGGGATATAGGCTATGGGAAGACAGTCTAAGGGAGTAAAAATTATCATTAGCCgtgatgttatatttaatgaa is a window of Diospyros lotus cultivar Yz01 chromosome 10, ASM1463336v1, whole genome shotgun sequence DNA encoding:
- the LOC127811003 gene encoding receptor-like serine/threonine-protein kinase At1g78530 isoform X2, with translation MFRSQKGRSLKPECFLRKTMKLSNKDIIGSGGYGTVYRMVMDDSTALAVKRINRGSAERDQGFERELEAMGDIKHRNIVTLHGYYTAPHYNLLIYELMPNGSLADLLYGRSMERKALDWPSRYKIAVGIARGISYLHHDCVPHIIHRDIKSSNILLDKDMEARVSDFGLATLLEPDKTHVSTCVVGTFGYLAPEYFDTGKATAKGDVYSFGVVLLELLTGKKPTDEAFIEEGTKLVTWVKAVVQSKRQEVVLDSSLENSPANEINQVFSIAMMCLEPEPSSRPTMAEVLKMLEQIESGELIVSSEPSSLPNDLHFPS
- the LOC127811003 gene encoding receptor-like serine/threonine-protein kinase At1g78530 isoform X1 — its product is MANSGIFALYITVGVVALVVSKILVAVLIYRRSQRKHTLVNDNLSGGKLVMFRSQKGRSLKPECFLRKTMKLSNKDIIGSGGYGTVYRMVMDDSTALAVKRINRGSAERDQGFERELEAMGDIKHRNIVTLHGYYTAPHYNLLIYELMPNGSLADLLYGRSMERKALDWPSRYKIAVGIARGISYLHHDCVPHIIHRDIKSSNILLDKDMEARVSDFGLATLLEPDKTHVSTCVVGTFGYLAPEYFDTGKATAKGDVYSFGVVLLELLTGKKPTDEAFIEEGTKLVTWVKAVVQSKRQEVVLDSSLENSPANEINQVFSIAMMCLEPEPSSRPTMAEVLKMLEQIESGELIVSSEPSSLPNDLHFPS